The genomic region GACCGTCCGCTTCTGGCTCGATCGCGGCGTCGACGGGTTCCGGCTCGATACCGCCAACTACTATTTCCACGACCGGAACCTCAGGGACAATCCGCCGCTCGTTCCCGATCCGAATGCAACGAGCCACGATGCGCCGGATGTCAACCCCTATGGCATGCAGGATCATCTCTACGACAAGACGCAGCCGGAGAACGTCGGCTTCTTGCGCCGATTGCGGGCGATGCTCGATGAATACAGCGGACGCGCAACGGTCGGCGAAGTGGGCGACGGCGCCCGTTCGCTGAGGACGGTCGCCGCCTACACGGGCGGCCGCGACAAGCTGCACATGTGTTACACCTTCGATTTTCTCGGACCCGAATTCACGGCAGGCCATATCCGTCGCTGCGTCGAGAATTTCCAGGCCGTGGTCGCCGACGGTTGGGTCTGCTGGGCCTTTTCCAACCACGATGTTACCCGCCATGTCAGCCGGTTCGCGCGCAATGAAGCCGAGCGGGAGCGGGTGGCGAAGATCGCGATTTCCCTGCTTGCCGCGTTGCGCGGGTCGATCTGCCTTTACCAGGGCGAGGAACTGGGATTACCGGAGGCGGAACTTGCCTTCGAGGAACTGCGCGACCCCTACGGCATCCGCTTCTGGCCGGCCTTCAAGGGTCGCGACGGATGCCGCACGCCGATGGTGTGGGAACAGGAATTGCCCAATGCGGGCTTCTCCCGCGGGGCACCCTGGCTGCCGGTGCGTGAGGAACAGCGGCTGCTCGCGGTCGACGCGCAGGAGGGCGTTCCGGGATCGGTGCTGGAGCATTATCGCCGAACCCTCGCTTTCCGTCGACTGCACGCACCGCTTCTTGATGGCGAAATGGCATTTCTCACCATCAACCATGACATTCTGGCTTTCACGAGGGAGAAGAATGGCGAACGGCTGCTGTTCGTGTTCAATCTCACGCGGGAACCGCAGGAGGTGCGTCTGCCGGTCGATGTGATTGTTCGCGAAGCCGTCCCGATGCCCGGCTTCGCACCGCACTTGGTCGACGACGTAGTCGCGCTTTCTGCGCTCGACGTCTTCTGCGGTCGGTTGCGGTGACCGTCACCCGATCAGCGTGAACTTGTCCACGTCGACCAACCCGCGATCCGAGATCTTCAGGTGCGGAATCACCGGCAATGGCAGGAACGCGAGCTGGAGGAAGGGCTCCTGCAGCGTGGCGCCGAGGGCAAAGGCGGCCTGCCGGAGGTGATGGAGGGTGTCGCGCACCCGCTCATAGGGTTCGAGGCTCATGAGGCCCGCGACAGGCAGGGAGATCTCACCGGTCACCTTGCCGTCTTCGACAACGACGAAGCCGCCCTTGATTTGGCCGAGCCGATTGGCGGCGATCGCCATGTCTTCGTCGCTGACGCCAACCACGCAGATATTGTGGCTGTCATGGCCGACGGTCGAGGCGATCGCGCCCTTCTTCAGCCCAAAACCCTGAACGAAACCGTTGGCGTGGTTGCCGTTGACGCCGTGGCGCTCGATGACGGCCACCTTGATGATGTCCTGGCCGAGATCGATTCCAGTCTGATTTCCTTCAGCGGGCAGATGGAAGCGCCTGTGTTCGGTTATGATCTTGCCGGGCAGGACGCCGATCACCGAGGTCTGGCCCTCGGTAAGGGGAA from Sinorhizobium garamanticum harbors:
- a CDS encoding alpha-glucosidase family protein; this translates as MATASISADDWWRGAVIYQVYPRSFQDTDGDGIGDLRGVTRRLHHIASLGVDAIWLSPFFRSPQADMGYDVSDYCDVDPMFGTLADFDAMLAEAHRLGLKVIIDQVISHSSDRHPWFIESRSSRTNAKEDWYVWADPKPDGTAPNNWLSIFGGPAWEWDGVRKQYYLHNFLSSQPDLNFHNPEVQEAVLSTVRFWLDRGVDGFRLDTANYYFHDRNLRDNPPLVPDPNATSHDAPDVNPYGMQDHLYDKTQPENVGFLRRLRAMLDEYSGRATVGEVGDGARSLRTVAAYTGGRDKLHMCYTFDFLGPEFTAGHIRRCVENFQAVVADGWVCWAFSNHDVTRHVSRFARNEAERERVAKIAISLLAALRGSICLYQGEELGLPEAELAFEELRDPYGIRFWPAFKGRDGCRTPMVWEQELPNAGFSRGAPWLPVREEQRLLAVDAQEGVPGSVLEHYRRTLAFRRLHAPLLDGEMAFLTINHDILAFTREKNGERLLFVFNLTREPQEVRLPVDVIVREAVPMPGFAPHLVDDVVALSALDVFCGRLR